One window of the Branchiostoma lanceolatum isolate klBraLanc5 chromosome 3, klBraLanc5.hap2, whole genome shotgun sequence genome contains the following:
- the LOC136429806 gene encoding alpha-1,6-mannosyl-glycoprotein 4-beta-N-acetylglucosaminyltransferase-like isoform X1: protein MVLRSGLSLWQLRNAVLGALAVFLVLNAWIMTSTLQQQQQQQPRQVDPPCDVQRDELIQSMKVFNKVLLRQESLEAEISRPAVHDRQEKPCEDCSRTSLVDTDAARVWGKPRKTKGFLTIGIPTVKRDKDSRYLGTTLNSLIDTTSEAERDEVTIVIFLADFDSYYNKMLSLEIYRNYSQHLENGFMQVVQAPISFYPQLEGLKQNFNDAKDRVKWRSKQCVDYAFLFSYCRDLSEFYLQLEDDVVSSENYLTTIRTFMTAQTAAWSMLEFSELGFIGKLLRSSDLQRLADFLLLFYEEMPNDFLIRHFLKLLPHRETFVRRPSLFQHIGKHSSLVGKEQNLVDAFYVATLKRKYNDSDNPSAVVSTNMAAFGEYKPQLAYSTEPGFFWVEAPKSGQAFFVVFENSTRLSRIVIETGSEEHPKDVLEKGTLEASPHLLSANQTGDNTPNCADYAQIGTFENGRFEMATTSREGLGSLEVKCLKVTLTEDQKMWILVREIAVWTVKKEISKKRRKMFLVM, encoded by the exons ATGGTCCTGAGGTCGGGGTTGTCGCTGTGGCAGCTACGAAACGCCGTCCTGGGCGCGCTGGCGGTGTTTCTCGTACTCAACGCATGGATTATGACAA GTACtttgcagcaa caacaacaacaacaaccacgaCAGGTGGACCCGCCCTGCGATGTACAGAGAGACGAACTGATCCAGTCCATGAAGGTCTTCAACAAGGTGCTACTCAGACAAGAAAGCCTTGAAGCGGAAATCAGCAGACCTGCCGTACACGACCGTCAG GAGAAGCCCTGTGAAGATTGTAGCAGAACAAGCCTGGTTGACACAGATGCAGCCAGAGTTTGGGGGAAACCACGCAAAACCAAAG GCTTCCTAACCATCGGCATTCCCACAGTCAAGAGAGACAAGGACAGTCGATACCTGGGTACCACGCTCAACTCCCTGATCGACACCACCTCGGAGGCCGAGCGGGATGAGGTCACCATCGTCATTTTCCTAGCGGACTTCGACAGCTactacaacaaaatgctgtCTCTGGAAATCTACCGGAACTACTCACAGCACCTAGAGAACGGATTCATGCAGGTCGTACAGGCACCGATATCGTTTTATCCACAACTGGAGGGATTGAAACAAAACTTCAACGACGCAAAGGATCGCGTGAAATGGCGGTCAAAACAGTGCGTGGACTACGCCTTCCTTTTTAGTTACTGCCGGGATTTGTCGGAGTTCTATCTCCAGCTTGAAGACGATGTCGTGTCGTCGGAAAACTACCTGACAACAATAAGGACCTTCATGACTGCTCAAACGGCTGCTTGGTCGATGCTGGAATTTTCCGAGCTCGGGTTTATCGGGAAGCTGCTCAGGTCTTCCGACTTGCAGCGACTTGCGGACTTTCTATTGCTGTTCTACGAGGAGATGCCGAACGACTTTTTGATACGCCACTTCTTGAAGTTGTTGCCGCACCGCGAAACTTTCGTGCGCCGGCCGTCGCTGTTCCAACACATCGGGAAACACTCCTCTCTGGTCGGGAAGGAGCAGAACTTGGTCGACGCCTTCTACGTGGCGACGCTGAAGAGAAAGTACAACGATTCCGACAACCCGTCAGCTGTGGTGAGCACGAACATGGCCGCATTCGGGGAGTACAAGCCGCAGCTGGCGTACAGCACCGAGCCGGGGTTCTTCTGGGTCGAGGCGCCAAAGAGCGGGCAAGCGTTCTTCGTTGTCTTCGAGAATTCCACAAGACTTTCTAGGATCGTTATAGAGACCGGCTCTGAAGAACACCCAAAGGATGTCCTTGAAAAGGGAACACTGGAAGCCAGCCCGCATCTTCTCTCCGCGAACCAAACTGGTGACAACACACCGAACTGCGCGGATTACGCCCAAATCGGAACCTTCGAAAACGGAAGATTCGAGATGGCGACTACGAGCAGAGAAGGACTGGGGTCACTTGAGGTGAAGTGTCTAAAGGTGACCTTGACTGAAGATCAGAAGATGTGGATACTGGTGAGGGAGATTGCTGTGTGGACTGTGAAGAAAGAAATTAGCAAAAAAAGACGCAAAATGTTTTTAGTGATGTGA
- the LOC136429807 gene encoding alpha-1,6-mannosyl-glycoprotein 4-beta-N-acetylglucosaminyltransferase-like, with protein sequence MALRSGLRLWLSRNVVLGSLAFSLALNAWILSSTLLQQEVDPTCEVQRETLIQSMRILNHRLLRQEGTDKPAAQAAKEKPSGDSSVSCSRTSVVDTEAARLWGKPRRTKGFLSIGIPTVKRENNTNYLDVTLNSLIEHTPESKRDQITIVIFLADLDSDYNRRLSLEIYQNYSNYLDSGFMQVVQAQKHFYPQLEGLKQNFNDTRERVKWRSKQCVDFAFLFSYCRDLSEFYLQLEDDVISSEKYLTGIRDFINTQTSAWTMLEFSELGFIGKLFKSSDLQRLADFIMLFYQEMPVDYLIRYFIQLLPHQKSFLHLPSLFQHIGRRSSLVGKEQNLVDSFFVDSLKRRYNNSDNLPAVVSTNIPVFRQFKPQLAYSAEPGYFWAKSPLAGQAFFVLLEEPARLSRVVVETGSVEHPTDVLENGTLEASAHLVSVNELDDTPYCSDYVRLGDFDNGRFEAVTQSREGLGSFEVKCLKATVTRDQQVWMLVKEIAIWTVK encoded by the exons ATGGCGCTCCGGTCCGGACTGAGATTGTGGCTGTCTCGGAACGTTGTTCTGGGCTCCCTGGCGTTTTCCCTCGCCCTGAACGCCTGGATCCTGTCTA GTACTTTGCTGCAGCAAGAAGTGGACCCGACTTGTGAGGTCCAGAGGGAGACGCTGATCCAGTCCATGAGGATATTGAATCACAGACTCCTGCGACAGGAGGGCACAGACAAACCCGCGGCGCAGGCAGCCAAG GAGAAGCCCAGTGGAGACAGTAGTGTCAGCTGTAGCAGAACAAGTGTTGTTGACACAGAAGCAGCCAGACTTTGGGGGAAACCGCGCAGGACCAAAG gTTTTCTCTCAATCGGCATTCCAACAGTCAAAAGAGAGAACAACACCAACTACCTGGACGTCACACTGAACTCCTTAATCGAGCACACCCCGGAGAGTAAACGGGACCAGATCACTATCGTTATCTTTCTAGCAGACTTAGACAGTGATTACAACAGGAGACTTTCACTTGAAATCTACCAGAACTATTCCAATTATCTGGACAGCGGCTTCATGCAAGTTGTGCAGGCACAGAAGCATTTTTATCCGCAACTGGAGGGATTGAAACAGAACTTCAATGACACGCGAGAGAGGGTAAAATGGCGGTCAAAACAGTGCGTCGATTTCGCCTTCCTTTTTAGCTACTGCCGCGATCTATCAGAGTTTTACCTCCAGCTTGAGGACGATGTTATATCATCAGAAAAATACCTGACAGGAATCAGAGACTTTATCAACACACAGACTTCTGCTTGGACCATGCTGGAATTCTCCGAGCTCGGTTTTATCGGAAAGCTGTTCAAGTCGTCCGACCTGCAGCGACTTGCTGACTTCATCATGCTGTTCTACCAGGAGATGCCGGTGGACTACCTGATCCGCTACTTCatccagctgctgccgcaccagAAGTCCTTCCTGCACCTCCCGTCGCTGTTCCAGCACATCGGGAGGCGCTCCTCTCTGGTCGGGAAGGAGCAGAACTTGGTCGACTCCTTCTTCGTGGACTCCCTGAAGAGAAGGTATAACAACTCCGACAACCTGCCGGCAGTCGTCAGCACGAACATTCCCGTCTTCCGACAGTTCAAGCCGCAGCTCGCGTACAGCGCTGAACCCGGGTACTTCTGGGCCAAGAGCCCGCTGGCCGGGCAGGCGTTCTTCGTTCTCTTGGAGGAACCCGCGAGACTTTCCAGGGTAGTGGTAGAGACCGGCTCCGTGGAGCATCCCACGGATGTCCTGGAAAACGGAACACTGGAAGCCAGCGCGCACCTCGTGTCTGTCAATGAGCTAGACGACACGCCCTACTGCTCCGACTACGTGAGACTCGGAGACTTCGACAACGGGAGGTTCGAGGCGGTGACTCAGAGCAGGGAAGGACTGGGGTCGTTTGAGGTGAAGTGCCTGAAGGCGACGGTGACCAGAGATCAGCAGGTCTGGATGCTGGTTAAGGAGATTGCCATTTGGACTGTAAAGTGA
- the LOC136429806 gene encoding alpha-1,6-mannosyl-glycoprotein 4-beta-N-acetylglucosaminyltransferase-like isoform X2, producing MVLRSGLSLWQLRNAVLGALAVFLVLNAWIMTSTLQQQQQQPRQVDPPCDVQRDELIQSMKVFNKVLLRQESLEAEISRPAVHDRQEKPCEDCSRTSLVDTDAARVWGKPRKTKGFLTIGIPTVKRDKDSRYLGTTLNSLIDTTSEAERDEVTIVIFLADFDSYYNKMLSLEIYRNYSQHLENGFMQVVQAPISFYPQLEGLKQNFNDAKDRVKWRSKQCVDYAFLFSYCRDLSEFYLQLEDDVVSSENYLTTIRTFMTAQTAAWSMLEFSELGFIGKLLRSSDLQRLADFLLLFYEEMPNDFLIRHFLKLLPHRETFVRRPSLFQHIGKHSSLVGKEQNLVDAFYVATLKRKYNDSDNPSAVVSTNMAAFGEYKPQLAYSTEPGFFWVEAPKSGQAFFVVFENSTRLSRIVIETGSEEHPKDVLEKGTLEASPHLLSANQTGDNTPNCADYAQIGTFENGRFEMATTSREGLGSLEVKCLKVTLTEDQKMWILVREIAVWTVKKEISKKRRKMFLVM from the exons ATGGTCCTGAGGTCGGGGTTGTCGCTGTGGCAGCTACGAAACGCCGTCCTGGGCGCGCTGGCGGTGTTTCTCGTACTCAACGCATGGATTATGACAA GTACtttgcagcaacaacaacaacaaccacgaCAGGTGGACCCGCCCTGCGATGTACAGAGAGACGAACTGATCCAGTCCATGAAGGTCTTCAACAAGGTGCTACTCAGACAAGAAAGCCTTGAAGCGGAAATCAGCAGACCTGCCGTACACGACCGTCAG GAGAAGCCCTGTGAAGATTGTAGCAGAACAAGCCTGGTTGACACAGATGCAGCCAGAGTTTGGGGGAAACCACGCAAAACCAAAG GCTTCCTAACCATCGGCATTCCCACAGTCAAGAGAGACAAGGACAGTCGATACCTGGGTACCACGCTCAACTCCCTGATCGACACCACCTCGGAGGCCGAGCGGGATGAGGTCACCATCGTCATTTTCCTAGCGGACTTCGACAGCTactacaacaaaatgctgtCTCTGGAAATCTACCGGAACTACTCACAGCACCTAGAGAACGGATTCATGCAGGTCGTACAGGCACCGATATCGTTTTATCCACAACTGGAGGGATTGAAACAAAACTTCAACGACGCAAAGGATCGCGTGAAATGGCGGTCAAAACAGTGCGTGGACTACGCCTTCCTTTTTAGTTACTGCCGGGATTTGTCGGAGTTCTATCTCCAGCTTGAAGACGATGTCGTGTCGTCGGAAAACTACCTGACAACAATAAGGACCTTCATGACTGCTCAAACGGCTGCTTGGTCGATGCTGGAATTTTCCGAGCTCGGGTTTATCGGGAAGCTGCTCAGGTCTTCCGACTTGCAGCGACTTGCGGACTTTCTATTGCTGTTCTACGAGGAGATGCCGAACGACTTTTTGATACGCCACTTCTTGAAGTTGTTGCCGCACCGCGAAACTTTCGTGCGCCGGCCGTCGCTGTTCCAACACATCGGGAAACACTCCTCTCTGGTCGGGAAGGAGCAGAACTTGGTCGACGCCTTCTACGTGGCGACGCTGAAGAGAAAGTACAACGATTCCGACAACCCGTCAGCTGTGGTGAGCACGAACATGGCCGCATTCGGGGAGTACAAGCCGCAGCTGGCGTACAGCACCGAGCCGGGGTTCTTCTGGGTCGAGGCGCCAAAGAGCGGGCAAGCGTTCTTCGTTGTCTTCGAGAATTCCACAAGACTTTCTAGGATCGTTATAGAGACCGGCTCTGAAGAACACCCAAAGGATGTCCTTGAAAAGGGAACACTGGAAGCCAGCCCGCATCTTCTCTCCGCGAACCAAACTGGTGACAACACACCGAACTGCGCGGATTACGCCCAAATCGGAACCTTCGAAAACGGAAGATTCGAGATGGCGACTACGAGCAGAGAAGGACTGGGGTCACTTGAGGTGAAGTGTCTAAAGGTGACCTTGACTGAAGATCAGAAGATGTGGATACTGGTGAGGGAGATTGCTGTGTGGACTGTGAAGAAAGAAATTAGCAAAAAAAGACGCAAAATGTTTTTAGTGATGTGA
- the LOC136429806 gene encoding alpha-1,6-mannosyl-glycoprotein 4-beta-N-acetylglucosaminyltransferase-like isoform X3 translates to MVLRSGLSLWQLRNAVLGALAVFLVLNAWIMTSTLQQQQQPRQVDPPCDVQRDELIQSMKVFNKVLLRQESLEAEISRPAVHDRQEKPCEDCSRTSLVDTDAARVWGKPRKTKGFLTIGIPTVKRDKDSRYLGTTLNSLIDTTSEAERDEVTIVIFLADFDSYYNKMLSLEIYRNYSQHLENGFMQVVQAPISFYPQLEGLKQNFNDAKDRVKWRSKQCVDYAFLFSYCRDLSEFYLQLEDDVVSSENYLTTIRTFMTAQTAAWSMLEFSELGFIGKLLRSSDLQRLADFLLLFYEEMPNDFLIRHFLKLLPHRETFVRRPSLFQHIGKHSSLVGKEQNLVDAFYVATLKRKYNDSDNPSAVVSTNMAAFGEYKPQLAYSTEPGFFWVEAPKSGQAFFVVFENSTRLSRIVIETGSEEHPKDVLEKGTLEASPHLLSANQTGDNTPNCADYAQIGTFENGRFEMATTSREGLGSLEVKCLKVTLTEDQKMWILVREIAVWTVKKEISKKRRKMFLVM, encoded by the exons ATGGTCCTGAGGTCGGGGTTGTCGCTGTGGCAGCTACGAAACGCCGTCCTGGGCGCGCTGGCGGTGTTTCTCGTACTCAACGCATGGATTATGACAA GTACtttgcag caacaacaacaaccacgaCAGGTGGACCCGCCCTGCGATGTACAGAGAGACGAACTGATCCAGTCCATGAAGGTCTTCAACAAGGTGCTACTCAGACAAGAAAGCCTTGAAGCGGAAATCAGCAGACCTGCCGTACACGACCGTCAG GAGAAGCCCTGTGAAGATTGTAGCAGAACAAGCCTGGTTGACACAGATGCAGCCAGAGTTTGGGGGAAACCACGCAAAACCAAAG GCTTCCTAACCATCGGCATTCCCACAGTCAAGAGAGACAAGGACAGTCGATACCTGGGTACCACGCTCAACTCCCTGATCGACACCACCTCGGAGGCCGAGCGGGATGAGGTCACCATCGTCATTTTCCTAGCGGACTTCGACAGCTactacaacaaaatgctgtCTCTGGAAATCTACCGGAACTACTCACAGCACCTAGAGAACGGATTCATGCAGGTCGTACAGGCACCGATATCGTTTTATCCACAACTGGAGGGATTGAAACAAAACTTCAACGACGCAAAGGATCGCGTGAAATGGCGGTCAAAACAGTGCGTGGACTACGCCTTCCTTTTTAGTTACTGCCGGGATTTGTCGGAGTTCTATCTCCAGCTTGAAGACGATGTCGTGTCGTCGGAAAACTACCTGACAACAATAAGGACCTTCATGACTGCTCAAACGGCTGCTTGGTCGATGCTGGAATTTTCCGAGCTCGGGTTTATCGGGAAGCTGCTCAGGTCTTCCGACTTGCAGCGACTTGCGGACTTTCTATTGCTGTTCTACGAGGAGATGCCGAACGACTTTTTGATACGCCACTTCTTGAAGTTGTTGCCGCACCGCGAAACTTTCGTGCGCCGGCCGTCGCTGTTCCAACACATCGGGAAACACTCCTCTCTGGTCGGGAAGGAGCAGAACTTGGTCGACGCCTTCTACGTGGCGACGCTGAAGAGAAAGTACAACGATTCCGACAACCCGTCAGCTGTGGTGAGCACGAACATGGCCGCATTCGGGGAGTACAAGCCGCAGCTGGCGTACAGCACCGAGCCGGGGTTCTTCTGGGTCGAGGCGCCAAAGAGCGGGCAAGCGTTCTTCGTTGTCTTCGAGAATTCCACAAGACTTTCTAGGATCGTTATAGAGACCGGCTCTGAAGAACACCCAAAGGATGTCCTTGAAAAGGGAACACTGGAAGCCAGCCCGCATCTTCTCTCCGCGAACCAAACTGGTGACAACACACCGAACTGCGCGGATTACGCCCAAATCGGAACCTTCGAAAACGGAAGATTCGAGATGGCGACTACGAGCAGAGAAGGACTGGGGTCACTTGAGGTGAAGTGTCTAAAGGTGACCTTGACTGAAGATCAGAAGATGTGGATACTGGTGAGGGAGATTGCTGTGTGGACTGTGAAGAAAGAAATTAGCAAAAAAAGACGCAAAATGTTTTTAGTGATGTGA